The nucleotide window GGAAGTTAGGAGCATAGGTTATGGTCTCCTAATTCCAATCTTCTTCATTCATACGGGAGCAATGTTGAATCTAACGGTGTTTAGGAATGCGGATGCGATAAAGCTTGCTTTGGTGTTAAGCACGATAGCCGTCATTGGTAAAGTTGCTGGGAGAGGCTTTGGCGCTTGGATAACCGCGTGGGGAAGGGGAAGAGATTTCCTCTTCACTAGGGAAAACTTCAAGATGTCTCTTCAGATGGGGATAGGTTCAATACCCAGGACGGAAGTTGCATTGGTAGACCTCATGGTTGCGATCCATGGAGGTGCAATTTCCCCCGATGACGTTCCAAAGTTCATAGCCGCTACGCTAATCTTCATTACCGTCTCGGTCTTAATAACGCCACCACTCCTTAAGTGGGCCTTTAGAGAGGAGGTTGAGGCTCAGAGGAAAGCTAGAATTGAGAGCAGAAAAGAAAGAATAGAGAAGAAAAAGAAAGCCCGATGATTGGAAACGGAGTGAGCTGAGGTGTGATGACCGACTTCCCGCTGAGGGCCTTTTCCTTATCTTTTCCTGGCATCAAGGTAACATGATGTTCACTGATGCATACAAAATTTATGGTAAATATTGAGTTTTTGCGAAAATATAGCATGACCTTTTACTTTTGAGTTGAAAGAAAGGTCATAGCCCTGAATTCCCTAAACAAAAGGATTTCCACCCTTGTTTACCGAAAGTTTTATATAGGCTATTGCTCAAATTTGTATCGCCAATCAACTAAAATGGAGGGTTGCATATGGTTGAGCAGGACCCATTTGAAATTGCGGTTAAGCAGCTTGAGAGGGCTGCTCAGTACATGAAGATAAGTGAAGAGGCTCTCGAATTCTTAAAGAGGCCTCAGAGAATTGTTGAAGTTACCATACCAGTTGAGATGGATGATGGTTCTGTAAAGGTCTTCACAGGATTTAGAGTCCAATACAACTGGGCTAGGGGTCCAACTAAGGGTGGAATTAGGTGGCACCCCGAGGAAACGCTCAGCACAGTTAAGGCTCTTGCCGCTTGGATGACTTGGAAGACCGCTGTTATGGACTTACCATACGGTGGAGGTAAGGGTGGAATAATAGTTGATCCCAAGAAGCTCTCAGACAGGGAGAAGGAGAGGCTCGCAAGGGGATACATAAGGGCAATATACGACGTAATAAGCCCATATGAGGACATCCCAGCTCCAGACGTTTACACCAACCCACAGATAATGGCTTGGATGATGGATGAGTACGAGACAATAGCAAGGAGGAAGACCCCTGCCTTTGGAATAATCACAGGAAAGCCACTCAGCATTGGAGGATCACTTGGAAGGAACGAGGCTACTGCAAGGGGAGCTTCATACACAATTAGAGAGGCCGCAAAGGTTCTTGGATGGGATGACCTCAAGGGCAAGACAATAGCGATCCAGGGTTATGGTAACGCAGGTTACTATTTAGCTAAGATAATGAGCGAGGACTACGGAATGAAGGTCGTTGCGGTAAGCGACAGTAAGGGTGGAATCTACAACCCAGATGGACTTAACGCTGATGAGGTTCTCAAGTGGAAGAGGGAGCATGGCTCAGTTAAGGACTTCCCAGGAGCCACTAACATAACCAACGAGGAGCTCCTAGAGCTTGAGGTTGATGTTCTCGCACCAGCTGCAATTGAGGAAGTCATAACCAAGAAGAACGCTGATAACATCAAGGCTAAGATCGTTGCAGAGGTAGCTAACGGTCCAGTCACACCAGAAGCTGACGAGATACTCTTCGAGAAGGGAATCCTCCAGATACCAGACTTCCTATGTAACGCAGGTGGTGTGACAGTCAGTTACTTCGAGTGGGTTCAGAACATAACGGGTTACTACTGGACACTAGAGGAGGTCAGGGAGAAGCTTGACAAGAAGATGACCAAGGCATTCTACGACGTCTACAATACTGCAAAGGAGAAGAACATCCACATGAGAGATGCAGCATACGTCGTTGCAGTCCAGAGAGTCTACCAGGCAATGCTTGACCGTGGTTGGGTCAAGCACTGATTTTTCTTCCCTTATTTTTGTTACATCGTAGGTTTCAATGTTGCACCTATTCTGGGGGAATAGTTTATATAGTATGGTGTCGAGCTTATACCTAGGTGGTTTGAAAAATGGTTGATGAGAGGGACAAGATAATACTTGATATTTTATCAAAGGATGCGAGAACCCCATTTACCGAGATAGCCAAGATACTTGGCATAAGCGAGACTGCTGTGAGGAAGAGAGTTAAGGCTCTTGAGGAGAAGGGCATCATAGAGGGATACACAATAAAGATTAACCCCAAGAAATTGGGATACTCATTAGTTACAATAACTGGGGTCGATACGAGGCCAGAGAAGCTCTTTGAAGTCGCTGAAAAGCTTAAAGAGTTTGAATTCGTGAGGGAGCTTTACCTATCTAGTGGAGATCACATGATAATGGCCGTCATCTGGGCCAAGGACGGGGAGGACTTAGCTGATATAATATCTAACAAGATTGGCAAAATAGATGGCGTAACAAAGGTTTGCCCAGCAATAATCTTAGAGAGGCTCAAATAGGCTCAGTTGCGAGGGTACTCATCACTTTTCAGCTAGCGAAATTTTCTTCATCGCCTACTTATACTTTTAAAAATATTTAAAAAACTCTGCCCTTAGGTTATTCTGGTGAAATGCGATGGTGGTTTACGAGCTAAATGGTAAAAAACCTAAAATTCATCCCTCAGCTTTCATAGACGAGAGCGCCGTTGTAATAGGGGACGTAGTCTTGGAAGAGAAGACGAGCGTTTGGCCTTCTGCAGTTTTAAGGGGGGACATTGAGAGGATATACGTCGGCAAATACTCAAACGTTCAAGACAATGTTAGCATACACACGTCTCATGGATATCCCACTGAAATTGGGGAGTACGTTACAATAGGTCACAATGCAGTAGTTCACGGTGCGAAGATAGGGAATTATGTCATAATTGGAATAGGGTCGGTAATATTGGATGGAGCCAAGATAGGGGACCATGTGATAATTGGTGCAGGGGCTGTAGTTCCTCCAAACAAGGAGATCCCAGATTACAGCTTAGTTCTTGGAGTCCCTGGCAAGGTCGTTAGGCAGTTAACTGAAGAGGAGATTGAGTGGACTAAAAAGAACGCGGAGATATACGTTGAGTTAGCGGAGAAGCATCTCAAGGGGAGAAGGAAACTATGATATACGGAATTCTTTCTCACGTCCCTAAAATATTTTTCAAGCCTGCTTACGACCTTTATGAAAGGTACCTCCTCGAGAAGGTAAAGGCCGGTGTTCTTCCAAAGCACGTAGCGATAATCATGGATGGCAACAGGAGATGGGCTAAGAAGCGTGAGAAGCCTCCATGGTATGGTCACCTCTTTGGTTCTAAGAAGCTAGAGGAAATTCTTGAGTGGTGTCATGAGCTTGGGATAAGGATACTAACGGTATACGCATTTTCTACGGAGAACTTCAAGAGGTCAAAGGAAGAAGTTGAAAGGCTAATGCAGTTGTTTGAGCAGAAATTCAGGGAGCTGGTAACTGATAAGAGGGTTCATGAGTATGGTGTTAGGGTGAACGTCATAGGCAGGAAGGAGCTCCTTCCGAAAAGCGTAAGGGATGCTGCGGAAGAGGCTGAGAGGGCAACTAGAAAATACAATAATTACGTTTTGAACGTTGCAATAGCTTACGGTGGGAGGAGTGAAATTGTAGATGCAGTAAAAGATATCGTTAGGGATGTTATGGATGGTAAGCTTAGGGTCGAAGACATTGACGAGGAGTTACTAAAGAAGTACCTCTACGTTCCCAACATGCCTGATCCAGACATAGTTATAAGAACTGGTGGTGAGGTCAGAATCAGCAACTTTCTTCTATACCAAATAGCTTACAGTGAGCTGTTCTTCGTCGATGTTTACTTCCCAGAATTCAGGAAGATAGATTTCCTCAGAATAATAAGGGAATTTCAGAAGAGGGAAAGAAGGTTTGGTCGTTAATCCTCCTCGCAACCGCAGAACTCTGGGAAGAGCTCTTCAAGGAATTCCTTGACCCTTTCCTTCGAAAGCTTGAATTGCCTTATCTTAATTAACCCCTTCTCCTGGGCCTCTTTGAGGAGCATCTCTGTGACTTCATTTGGATACATCTCTTCATAAACTATCTCCTTTATTCCCGCGTTTATAAGTAACTTTAGGCACGTATCACACGGAAAGTGGGTTACGTAAAGAGTTGCCCCTTCGAGACTTATACCTTTTCTAGCGGCCATCGCTATGACGTTCTGCTCCGCGTGGACAGCCCTATGACAGTGCCCATCAACCATTATACATCCCACATCTATACAATGATCCATGTTCCTGGGCGCTCCGTTGTATCCCGTAGCTAAGATATACCCATCTTTCACTGCAACGGCCCCAACCCTCAACCTTGGACATGTTGCCCTAAGGGAAACCAGCTTTGCTATAAGCATAAAGTACTCATCCTTAGTTGGCCTAATCTTCTTAATCCTCTCGGCTTTCTCTTTGTCTAGAACTATCTCGATCTTCATGGATTGACATCTATAACGATTGGTTTATAACTGTGTCTGAGGTCACTTCAGGAGCTCCAGCCTTCTGTACATATCAACAATTGACATAATCTTTGCTATCCTCTCTTCGTACGTGGGATGCGTGCTGAATAAAATTGTCTGCTGGTTATAGTTATTCTCTTTCCTATCAAGGGATGGTTGAATTGTTGGTAACGGTGTATCTTTTCCAAGCATGCTCTCTTCATAAAATTTAAGCTCTTCAAGTGCAGTTTTTAGGGCATAGGGGACTTCCGCTATTTGAAGGGCAATTCTATCGGCCTTGAACTCCCTCTTTCTGAGGAACCTTAAGAGTGTAACCATATAGGTTAAGAATACTCCAACTGAAATTAGACTAGTTAGAGAGTTTTTAGCTATGAAAACAGTTATGAGCGTCATAATTCCCATGACGTATTTTCCGTACCTTAAAAGTGGGAACAAAAATGTGTCACCGTTTTTTATATGACCAATCTCATGGGCAGCAACTGCTAATATCTCATCTCTGTCGAGTATCTCAAATAGACCAGCCGACAGGACTATTGAATTTTGGAATGAGTAGGCAATTGGTATTGGGTTGTCCTCTATGTAAATTGTTGGGGTTTGGATCCTGGCCCTGTTGGCCATCCTAGCTATTCCATCGTATAGCCATGGCATATCCTCCCACGTTATCCTTGAGTACCTTGACTTTGGAAGTTTCATTTTCAAAGAAAATCTACATAATAGTATAAGCCCAATCAGGAGGATCGTTGTGACAACTAATCCATTCAATACCCCTAAAGTTTTCATAAGTATTGTGATCTGAATCAAGAGAAGGAGTATTAGCATCATCTCCCGTCACTTTTTGATTTTCTTTGCTAGGTAAGCGTATGTAGCCTCTCTGAAGTTCGCGAGCAATGAATCTATTATCTTTTCAACAACTTTCCTTTCGAACTCCTCTCTCGTAGTTGTGATAGTATATATGTACCTTATCCCTCCCCTTCCTCTATCCATTCTTCTCGTTAACAATCCCTTCTCACAGAGTCTGTTCATGAGTATGCTCACGGTAGACCTTCTGATTTCGGGGTGCTTTTTCTTCAAGTACTCAAAAACCTCCCCGGCGGTTCCTTCCTTTATCTCCCACATGTATTCCATTATTTCCGCCTCTAACGAGGGTAGAACTGCCTTTATTCCCTTCTGATTTAGCTTGAATTCACTGGGCTCCATACCAATCAACCCCCTTATATTCGATAATTTGTGCCCATCAAAGTTTAAGGTTTTCGTTCAATTTTATCCTCAATTTCCTTGAGTCTTATAGCTAACTCCCTGTTTAATTTTGTTATCTCCCTTTCAACTTTGTCGATGTCGAGGTAAAGCTTGAACAGTAAAACGTAGGCTAGCCCTATCGTTAGAACGAAGAGAGCATCTAAGCCCCTTCCAAGGCCAAATATCTTTTTGATTTCCATGGAAATCTTAATTGGCTCTATAGCTATTATCAGCAAAATTACGAGAAATGCTTCCCATACTATTAAATCGGACAGCTCAAGCTTCTCAAGTCTATACCTAAAAATTGTGTATCCCATTAAAATGAAAATCATCGCTATTGCCAGGTACTGTATTGTATACACGATATCACCTCCTAAAGAGGTCTACAAACAAGTTGAGCGCTATCTTAATCCCCTCAATAACGTTTGTCCCCTTCTTCATAGAGTACTCCGTGTAAACCGCAGTTATGGGTATTTCTACAATTCTGCACTTTTTCCTGGAGGCTTCAACTATTATCTCGCTGGAAACTGCGTAGCCATCGCAGGTTATCTTTACTCTCGATGCACAGTTCCTTGAAAATGCCCTTAATCCGCTTTGGGTGTCCGAGATGTATCTAAATGCAAAGATCGCTGTTATCAAGTTCAATGCAATGTTTCCTACTCTTTTGACGAGAGGCATTTGGTTTAGATTGCCTTTAAACCTACTTCCTATGGCTAAATCTGTCTTGCCCTCGGCGACAGGCTTTATCACCCTCAGCGCATCCTCCACTATATGCTGGCCATCCGCATCAAATGTAACCACGATTTCAGCTCCCTTATATACTGCATACCTTATTCCAGTTCCAAGGGCCCCCCCTAGGCCTCTATTGATTATGTGACTAACAACGTGAACGCCCTTTGACTTTGCTATTTCCCTTGTTCTATCTCTGCTCCCATCATCTACGACGATAATGTTTTCCCTGGGAAATACCCTTAATAATGAATCGAGAACATCTCCTATCGTTTTCTCCTCATTATAGGCGGGCATAACTATGTAAGTCTTCATTAACCTACCTACGAGTGATTTTAGCTCATCAAAAGATTCAGCTTCATATCTAGTTCCAAGAATTTCGACGTAATATCTTCCAATTATCGGAAGGGCGTTTTCGTTTATCTCAATTCCGAGGGAGTTAATAAATGCGATTAACTCTTTGTCATTCTCATTCTCGACTCTGACCTTATCTAACCTCACGACACTTCCCTCATGCCAAACCTTTATAAATTGCCCAATTTTTAAACCTTTGGACGGGAGAGGTGAGTAAAATGACGCGCCATGACGCTCAACTTTATGAATTAAAGAAGAAAATTGAGGAGCTTAAGAAGATTCGAGGGCGAGGCACGGAGTTAATCTCACTTTACATTCCAGCTGGTTACGATCTGAGCAAAGTTATGCAACAGCTCAGGGAAGAATACAGTACAGCCCAGAATATAAAGTCCAAGACCACGAGAAAGAACGTCCTTGGAGCTTTAGAGAGGGCCATGCAACACTTAAAACTGTACAAGCAAACCCCCGAAAATGGATTGGCCCTCTTCGTTGGGAACGTCAGCGAGATGGAAGGGAACACTGACATAAGGCTCTGGGCTATAGTTCCTCCAGAGCCATTAAACGTTAGACTTTATCGATGTGATCAGACATTTGTAACTGAACCGCTCGAGGAGATGCTTAGGGTTAAGGATGCTTATGGTTTAATTACCGTAGAGAAGAACGAAGCGACGATAGGCTTGCTTAGGGGTAAGAGAATAGAGGTTCTTGATGAGCTAACATCTAACGTCCCAGGGAAGACTAGGGCTGGAGGTCAGTCCGCTCGAAGATACGAGAGGATTAGGGAGCAGGAAACCCACGAATTCATGAAGAGAATTGGAGAACACGCCAACAGGGTGTTCCTTCCTTTATTGGAGAAAGGAGAACTTAAAGGGATAATAGTTGGTGGTCCTGGACCAACAAAGGAGGACTTCGTTGAGGGAGATTACCTGCACCACGAGCTCAAGAAGAAGATAATTGGAGTCGTTGATATAAGCTATCACGGTGAGTATGGGCTTAGGGAACTCGTTGAGAAGGCAAGTGATATTCTTAGGGATCACGAGGTTATAAGGGAGAAGAAGCTAGTGAATGAGTTTCTGAAGCACGTGGTTAAAGATACTGGATTGGCTACGTACGGTGAGAGGGAAGTTAGGAGGGCCCTTGAGATTGGTGCTGTCGATACGCTTTTGATAAGCGAAGGCTACGACAAGGTTAGGGTTAGGGCAAAGTGCAACCACTGTGGCTGGGAAGAGCTCAAGACCATGAGCGAGGAGGAATTTGAAGTTTACAAGAAGAAGCTCACAAGATGTCCTAAGTGCGGAAGTCAAAACTTGACAATAGAGAAGTGGGATGTTGCCGAGGAATTAATAAAAATGGCAGAGGAAGCAGGTTCAGACGTTGAAATAATCTCGCTTGACACCGAAGAGGGACAGCAGTTCTACAGGGCCTTCGGGGGACTTGGGGCTATCTTGAGGTTCAAGATTTAACAGGTAGATCCCTCGGCTCGTAGTCCTCTAATTTTCCATCTAGATAATCCTCGTATCCCTTCAAGTCTAAGAGCCCATGGCCACTTAGGTTAAACAGTATAACCATCTCCTTACCTTCCCTTCTAGCTTCTAGGGCTTTGTCTATCACGGCTTTAACGGCATGAGCGCTTTCTGGAGCTGGAACTATTCCCTCGGCTTTGGCGAAGAGGACTGCAGCTTCGAAGACCTCCGTTTGGTGATAAGCTATGGGCTTCACGATTCCATGATTTATTAGCACGCTCAACGTTGGGGCCAAGCCATGGTACCTGAGACCGCCCGCGTGTATCGGTGGAACGTAGTATCTATGTCCCAGGGTGTGCATCTTAAGCTTTGGAGTTAACCCAGCCGAATCGCCGTAATCGTACGTGTATACTCCCCTAGTCATAGTCGGAGCAGCCTTTGGTTCAACCGCTATGAACTCGTATTCAGATTTTCCATCTAGAACGTCTTTAACGAATGGGTAAGCTAAGCCGGCGAAGTTGCTTCCACCACCGACGCACCCTATTATAACGTCTGGTTCTTCAAACTCCTCCATCTGCTCCTTGGCCTCTAATCCGATTACCGTTTGGTGCATTAACACGTGGTTAAGCACGCTTCCCAGGGAATAACGGGCCTTCTCATCTTTGAGAACGTCCTCTATGGCCTCGCTTATTGCAATTCCCAAGCTTCCCGGGTGATTTGGATCCTCTTTAAGAAATCTCTTACCAACTTCGGTATTTTCACTTGGACTTGGAAAGACCTCAGCGCCATAGATCCTCATGAGAGTCTTCCTATAAGGTTTCTGCTGATAGCTAGCCCTAGCCATGTAAACCCTAACCTTCAGCCCTAAAAGAGCTCCAGCTAGACTTAGAGCTGTTCCCCATTGACCTGCTCCTGTTTCGGTGACTAGCCTTTCTATCCCCTGCTTTTTTGCATAGTAAGCTTGAGCCAATGCCGTGTTTATCTTATGACTTCCCGTTACCGTTGCTCCCTCGTACTTGAAGTATATCCTTGCAGGGGTTCCCAGGAGCTTCTCGAGGTTGGTGGCCCTGAATAGTGGTGTT belongs to Pyrococcus abyssi GE5 and includes:
- the gdhA gene encoding glutamate dehydrogenase yields the protein MVEQDPFEIAVKQLERAAQYMKISEEALEFLKRPQRIVEVTIPVEMDDGSVKVFTGFRVQYNWARGPTKGGIRWHPEETLSTVKALAAWMTWKTAVMDLPYGGGKGGIIVDPKKLSDREKERLARGYIRAIYDVISPYEDIPAPDVYTNPQIMAWMMDEYETIARRKTPAFGIITGKPLSIGGSLGRNEATARGASYTIREAAKVLGWDDLKGKTIAIQGYGNAGYYLAKIMSEDYGMKVVAVSDSKGGIYNPDGLNADEVLKWKREHGSVKDFPGATNITNEELLELEVDVLAPAAIEEVITKKNADNIKAKIVAEVANGPVTPEADEILFEKGILQIPDFLCNAGGVTVSYFEWVQNITGYYWTLEEVREKLDKKMTKAFYDVYNTAKEKNIHMRDAAYVVAVQRVYQAMLDRGWVKH
- the lrpA gene encoding HTH-type transcriptional regulator LrpA produces the protein MVDERDKIILDILSKDARTPFTEIAKILGISETAVRKRVKALEEKGIIEGYTIKINPKKLGYSLVTITGVDTRPEKLFEVAEKLKEFEFVRELYLSSGDHMIMAVIWAKDGEDLADIISNKIGKIDGVTKVCPAIILERLK
- a CDS encoding gamma carbonic anhydrase family protein — encoded protein: MVVYELNGKKPKIHPSAFIDESAVVIGDVVLEEKTSVWPSAVLRGDIERIYVGKYSNVQDNVSIHTSHGYPTEIGEYVTIGHNAVVHGAKIGNYVIIGIGSVILDGAKIGDHVIIGAGAVVPPNKEIPDYSLVLGVPGKVVRQLTEEEIEWTKKNAEIYVELAEKHLKGRRKL
- the uppS gene encoding polyprenyl diphosphate synthase, which translates into the protein MIYGILSHVPKIFFKPAYDLYERYLLEKVKAGVLPKHVAIIMDGNRRWAKKREKPPWYGHLFGSKKLEEILEWCHELGIRILTVYAFSTENFKRSKEEVERLMQLFEQKFRELVTDKRVHEYGVRVNVIGRKELLPKSVRDAAEEAERATRKYNNYVLNVAIAYGGRSEIVDAVKDIVRDVMDGKLRVEDIDEELLKKYLYVPNMPDPDIVIRTGGEVRISNFLLYQIAYSELFFVDVYFPEFRKIDFLRIIREFQKRERRFGR
- a CDS encoding deoxycytidylate deaminase, with protein sequence MKIEIVLDKEKAERIKKIRPTKDEYFMLIAKLVSLRATCPRLRVGAVAVKDGYILATGYNGAPRNMDHCIDVGCIMVDGHCHRAVHAEQNVIAMAARKGISLEGATLYVTHFPCDTCLKLLINAGIKEIVYEEMYPNEVTEMLLKEAQEKGLIKIRQFKLSKERVKEFLEELFPEFCGCEED
- a CDS encoding M48 family metallopeptidase — encoded protein: MMLILLLLIQITILMKTLGVLNGLVVTTILLIGLILLCRFSLKMKLPKSRYSRITWEDMPWLYDGIARMANRARIQTPTIYIEDNPIPIAYSFQNSIVLSAGLFEILDRDEILAVAAHEIGHIKNGDTFLFPLLRYGKYVMGIMTLITVFIAKNSLTSLISVGVFLTYMVTLLRFLRKREFKADRIALQIAEVPYALKTALEELKFYEESMLGKDTPLPTIQPSLDRKENNYNQQTILFSTHPTYEERIAKIMSIVDMYRRLELLK
- a CDS encoding BlaI/MecI/CopY family transcriptional regulator; this encodes MEPSEFKLNQKGIKAVLPSLEAEIMEYMWEIKEGTAGEVFEYLKKKHPEIRRSTVSILMNRLCEKGLLTRRMDRGRGGIRYIYTITTTREEFERKVVEKIIDSLLANFREATYAYLAKKIKK
- a CDS encoding DUF2304 domain-containing protein is translated as MYTIQYLAIAMIFILMGYTIFRYRLEKLELSDLIVWEAFLVILLIIAIEPIKISMEIKKIFGLGRGLDALFVLTIGLAYVLLFKLYLDIDKVEREITKLNRELAIRLKEIEDKIERKP
- a CDS encoding glycosyltransferase family 2 protein, translating into MRLDKVRVENENDKELIAFINSLGIEINENALPIIGRYYVEILGTRYEAESFDELKSLVGRLMKTYIVMPAYNEEKTIGDVLDSLLRVFPRENIIVVDDGSRDRTREIAKSKGVHVVSHIINRGLGGALGTGIRYAVYKGAEIVVTFDADGQHIVEDALRVIKPVAEGKTDLAIGSRFKGNLNQMPLVKRVGNIALNLITAIFAFRYISDTQSGLRAFSRNCASRVKITCDGYAVSSEIIVEASRKKCRIVEIPITAVYTEYSMKKGTNVIEGIKIALNLFVDLFRR
- the prf1 gene encoding peptide chain release factor aRF-1 produces the protein MTRHDAQLYELKKKIEELKKIRGRGTELISLYIPAGYDLSKVMQQLREEYSTAQNIKSKTTRKNVLGALERAMQHLKLYKQTPENGLALFVGNVSEMEGNTDIRLWAIVPPEPLNVRLYRCDQTFVTEPLEEMLRVKDAYGLITVEKNEATIGLLRGKRIEVLDELTSNVPGKTRAGGQSARRYERIREQETHEFMKRIGEHANRVFLPLLEKGELKGIIVGGPGPTKEDFVEGDYLHHELKKKIIGVVDISYHGEYGLRELVEKASDILRDHEVIREKKLVNEFLKHVVKDTGLATYGEREVRRALEIGAVDTLLISEGYDKVRVRAKCNHCGWEELKTMSEEEFEVYKKKLTRCPKCGSQNLTIEKWDVAEELIKMAEEAGSDVEIISLDTEEGQQFYRAFGGLGAILRFKI
- a CDS encoding TrpB-like pyridoxal phosphate-dependent enzyme, which gives rise to MKVVLPDGRIPRRWYNILPDLPEPLDPPLDPETEEPIDIEKLKRIFAEELVKQEISRERYIEIPGELRKLYSKIGRPTPLFRATNLEKLLGTPARIYFKYEGATVTGSHKINTALAQAYYAKKQGIERLVTETGAGQWGTALSLAGALLGLKVRVYMARASYQQKPYRKTLMRIYGAEVFPSPSENTEVGKRFLKEDPNHPGSLGIAISEAIEDVLKDEKARYSLGSVLNHVLMHQTVIGLEAKEQMEEFEEPDVIIGCVGGGSNFAGLAYPFVKDVLDGKSEYEFIAVEPKAAPTMTRGVYTYDYGDSAGLTPKLKMHTLGHRYYVPPIHAGGLRYHGLAPTLSVLINHGIVKPIAYHQTEVFEAAVLFAKAEGIVPAPESAHAVKAVIDKALEARREGKEMVILFNLSGHGLLDLKGYEDYLDGKLEDYEPRDLPVKS